One window of Alteromonas sp. LMIT006 genomic DNA carries:
- the edd gene encoding phosphogluconate dehydratase yields the protein MNQIIQEVTERIIERSKQTRADYLAKIAVARRQGPHRGALSCGNLAHGFAACGKQEKADLTSMVKANIAICSSYNDMLSAHQPYENYPAIIKDAIKNVGSVAQFAGGVPAMCDGVTQGNAGMDLSLLSRDVIAQSTAVALSHNMFDGAMMLGICDKIVPGMLIGSLSFGHLPTVFVPAGPMPSGLPNKEKARVRQAYAEGKAGREELLRAESESYHSAGTCTFYGTANSNQLVVEIMGLHLPGSSFVNPGTPLRDALTRAAGVQATRITDLGDNYRPIGELVDAKAVVNGLVGLLATGGSTNHTMHLVAVARAAGFIVNWDDFSDLSRATPLLTRIYPNGHADINHFVAAGGMSLLIKELLDAGLLHNDVKTICSDNLEMYTKEPVLRDGELEWVEGPSKSLDKEVVASVAVPFKPDGGLSVLSGNLGRAVIKTSALRSPECKLTLPAVVFEDQFELDAAFQAGDLDKDCVVVVRFQGPAAIGMPELHRLTPPLGVLQDRGYKVALVTDGRMSGASGKVPAAIHVTPEAYKGGLLAKVHNGDMIEIDTTTGSLSLLVDADELTKRDAQPANLAKHHVGMGREMFAGMRLSISGAEEGACTLFVEQGATHNG from the coding sequence ATGAACCAAATTATTCAAGAAGTCACCGAACGCATTATCGAGCGTTCCAAGCAAACTCGAGCAGATTACCTTGCCAAAATAGCCGTAGCACGTCGTCAAGGCCCACACCGTGGTGCGTTGTCATGTGGTAATTTGGCGCATGGTTTTGCCGCATGTGGTAAACAAGAAAAAGCTGATTTAACCTCAATGGTCAAAGCGAACATTGCGATTTGTTCCTCTTACAATGACATGTTATCTGCACATCAGCCTTATGAAAACTACCCGGCAATCATAAAAGATGCGATTAAGAATGTGGGCTCGGTGGCGCAATTTGCTGGTGGCGTACCGGCCATGTGTGATGGCGTTACTCAAGGTAATGCCGGTATGGACTTGTCATTGTTGTCCCGCGACGTCATTGCGCAATCGACTGCTGTAGCCTTATCACACAACATGTTTGATGGCGCGATGATGCTCGGGATATGTGACAAGATTGTCCCTGGTATGTTAATAGGAAGCTTATCTTTTGGTCATCTACCAACGGTATTCGTACCGGCTGGCCCTATGCCTTCTGGCTTACCAAACAAAGAAAAGGCCCGGGTGCGTCAAGCTTACGCTGAAGGTAAAGCGGGTCGTGAAGAGCTGTTAAGAGCTGAGAGTGAATCGTATCACTCAGCAGGTACTTGTACCTTCTATGGTACGGCCAACTCAAACCAACTAGTGGTTGAGATAATGGGCCTACATTTACCGGGTTCCTCCTTCGTCAATCCAGGCACCCCTTTGCGCGATGCTTTGACCCGTGCAGCAGGTGTGCAAGCCACTCGCATTACTGATTTAGGCGATAATTACCGCCCAATCGGTGAGCTAGTGGATGCTAAAGCCGTGGTCAATGGTTTGGTAGGATTGTTGGCAACAGGTGGTTCTACAAATCACACCATGCATTTAGTGGCAGTAGCAAGAGCAGCTGGTTTTATTGTGAACTGGGATGATTTTTCTGATTTGTCTCGTGCAACACCATTATTGACTCGTATTTATCCTAACGGTCATGCGGACATCAATCACTTTGTTGCGGCCGGCGGTATGTCATTACTTATCAAAGAGCTGTTGGACGCGGGTTTACTTCACAATGATGTCAAAACAATTTGTTCTGATAACCTTGAAATGTACACCAAAGAGCCTGTGTTGCGTGACGGTGAACTAGAGTGGGTCGAAGGACCTTCTAAATCCTTAGACAAAGAGGTGGTTGCATCGGTTGCCGTGCCATTTAAACCCGATGGCGGTTTATCTGTATTATCAGGAAACTTAGGTCGTGCGGTCATCAAAACCTCTGCATTGCGCTCTCCAGAGTGCAAACTGACGTTACCTGCGGTTGTATTTGAAGATCAATTTGAATTAGATGCCGCGTTCCAAGCCGGTGATCTAGACAAAGACTGTGTTGTGGTGGTGCGTTTCCAAGGTCCAGCCGCGATTGGTATGCCTGAATTACATCGCTTAACGCCACCGCTAGGTGTGTTGCAAGACCGTGGCTACAAAGTCGCATTGGTCACAGATGGTCGCATGTCTGGTGCGTCAGGTAAGGTACCAGCTGCCATTCATGTTACACCAGAAGCATACAAGGGAGGCTTACTGGCAAAAGTTCACAACGGCGATATGATTGAAATTGACACCACTACCGGCTCTTTGTCTTTGTTAGTGGATGCCGATGAACTTACCAAGCGAGACGCGCAACCAGCTAATCTAGCTAAACATCATGTTGGCATGGGACGTGAAATGTTTGCTGGTATGCGTTTATCAATTTCTGGCGCTGAGGAAGGCGCATGTACGTTATTTGTCGAGCAAGGAGCAACACACAATGGCTAA
- the pgl gene encoding 6-phosphogluconolactonase yields the protein MALVSHEFSSAEQLTVEFAITITELLNQAIAEKGQATLVVSGGRTPVALFQTLAQTELDWSKVVITLADDRWVDVNDDASNDKLVRTYLLQSYAAAATFITLKHDFANAEDAVASCEAALDNVQLPFDVVILGMGEDGHTASLFPCSEQIEQGLDLNSQAKYIAVQPTTAPHQRMSLTLPAILAAKNIFLHLVGESKKDTIAKALQSTELAMPISAVINRATVNLMWAP from the coding sequence ATGGCCCTTGTATCACACGAATTTTCTTCTGCAGAGCAGTTAACCGTTGAATTCGCCATCACTATTACAGAGCTTCTAAATCAAGCCATTGCAGAAAAAGGCCAAGCAACACTTGTGGTCAGTGGTGGTCGTACCCCGGTTGCCTTGTTTCAGACACTGGCTCAAACCGAGTTGGATTGGAGTAAGGTGGTTATTACCTTAGCGGATGACCGATGGGTGGATGTAAACGATGATGCGAGCAACGACAAACTTGTGCGCACGTACTTGTTACAAAGCTACGCAGCCGCGGCCACATTTATTACGTTAAAGCATGATTTTGCCAATGCTGAAGATGCAGTAGCCTCATGTGAAGCTGCACTGGATAATGTGCAGTTACCCTTTGATGTGGTGATATTGGGAATGGGTGAAGATGGTCATACGGCTTCGTTATTTCCATGTTCAGAACAAATCGAGCAAGGTTTAGATCTCAATTCACAAGCTAAATACATTGCGGTACAGCCTACCACGGCGCCTCATCAACGTATGTCGCTGACCCTACCGGCGATTTTAGCAGCTAAAAATATATTTTTACATTTAGTCGGTGAATCCAAAAAGGACACGATTGCCAAGGCGTTACAAAGCACGGAATTGGCGATGCCAATTAGTGCGGTAATTAATCGCGCAACCGTTAACCTTATGTGGGCACCATAG